From the genome of Ananas comosus cultivar F153 unplaced genomic scaffold, ASM154086v1, whole genome shotgun sequence, one region includes:
- the LOC109704122 gene encoding uncharacterized protein LOC109704122 isoform X2, translating to MRFNFGVKLKPLANAWKESVVVMAGGRVQVISSRGCSRLFVGASVPSLCSLSSADMMSSASSSVPLLESTGPFSGLVICVTGLSKEARDQVKTATEKLGGQYSASLHPKCTHLVVQSFGGRKLEHALKHGARNGLLVITLAWLVDSVRRNVRLNESLYSVKNIGENGFPLGEFNRLVGLPGSEKSCLPVMAFEDHKFSNTARQHQLESTRKELKTAGSVFSNDSIYIDSDISGELKEKLVDAASREGAKMLEHWFIGCQANYVVCEGPSIQKYIGHSNNVVTPLWILKTVKEKSLQRLVHFSSDLARQVAMILENVSVSREETNGGSVCPVASNSKKSLPTCKGIKESLEERQKITDLAKLGVRNRRCHRMQTCQIPIHPITPSSLLDTICWSISEPTSSACVYTDSSWSEDVNEQQTISSFDVRGDATDAELSSENFSRPLKESEKREVIFKNHFLTILFPVDRFSELGPLSRTFFSNGGFTRMQVLDYIYSFYQV from the exons ATGAGGTTTAATTTCGG TGTAAAGTTGAAACCTTTGGCAAATGCTTGGAAGGAGAGTGTTGTTGTTATGGCCGGGGGTAGAGTGCAGGTGATCAGCAGCAGGGGTTGCTCACGGCTCTTTGTAGGTGCTTCTGTTCCTTCTCTTTGCAGTTTGAGCTCCGCCGACATGATGTCGTCGGCTTCTTCGTCGGTGCCCCTCTTGGAATCTACTGGGCCTTTTTCGGGTCTTGTGATATGCGTCACGGGGCTATCGAAAG AAGCAAGAGATCAAGTCAAGACTGCGACAGAGAAATTAGGTGGCCAGTATAGTGCAAGCCTACATCCTAAGTGTACTCATCTTGTTGTACAG AGCTTTGGTGGACGCAAGTTGGAACATGCGCTTAAGCATGGAGCAAGGAACGGTCTTCTAGTCATTACGCTGGCTTGGCTTGTTGATAGTGTGAGGAGAAATG TGAGGCTGAATGAATCTTTATACAGTGTAAAAAATATTGGAGAGAATGGCTTTCCTTTAGGGGAGTTCAATCGTCTTGTTGGCCTTCCCGGCAGTGAGAAGTCCTGTCTTCCAGTAATGGCCTTTGAAGATCATAAATTTTCAAACACAGCTAGGCAACAccaactagaatccactagaAAGGAACTAAAAACTGCCGGTTCAGTTTTCTCCAATGACTCTATTTATATTGATTCAGATATTTCAGGTGAACTGAAGGAAAAG CTTGTTGATGCAGCTTCCAGAGAAGGTGCTAAAATGTTGGAGCACTGGTTTATTGGTTGTCAGGCAAATTATGTTGTGTGTGAAGGTCCTTCAATCCAAAAATATATTGGCCACTCCAACAATGTTGTTACT CCGCTGTGGATCCTAAAAACAGTTAAGGAGAAGTCTTTGCAGCGGCTTGTGCATTTCTCATCGGACCTAGCTAGGCAGGTTGCCATGATTCTTGAAAATGTTTCGGTTTCCAGAGAG GAAACAAACGGTGGAAGTGTGTGTCCTGTTGcatcaaattctaaaaaatcGCTGCCGACATGTAAGGGCATTAAAGAAAGCCTTGAAGAGAGGCAGAAAATAACTGACTTAGCAAAATTGGGTGTCCGAAATCGCCGTTGTCACCGCATGCAA ACATGCCAAATTCCGATCCATCCGATTACTCCATCCAGCCTTTTGGATACAATCTGCTGGTCAATTTCTGAGCCAACCTCATCAGCATGTGTTTATACTGACTCTTCTTGGTCAGAAGATGTTAACGAGCAGCAAACCATCTCTTCTTTTGATGTGAGAGGAGATGCAACGGATGCAGAATTATCATCTGAAAACTTCTCTCGCCCACTTAAAGAAAG TGAGAAGAGGGAAGTGATCTTCAAAAACCACTTCCTTACTATACTCTTTCCAGTCGACCGTTTCAGTGAATTGGGGCCTTTATCGAGGACATTCTTTAGCAATGGTGGTTTTACACGCATGCAAGTACTGGATTATATTTACAGCTTTTATCAGGTATAG
- the LOC109704122 gene encoding uncharacterized protein LOC109704122 isoform X3: MRFNFGVKLKPLANAWKESVVVMAGGRVQVISSRGCSRLFVGASVPSLCSLSSADMMSSASSSVPLLESTGPFSGLVICVTGLSKEARDQVKTATEKLGGQYSASLHPKCTHLVVQSFGGRKLEHALKHGARNGLLVITLAWLVDSVRRNVRLNESLYSVKNIGENGFPLGEFNRLVGLPGSEKSCLPVMAFEDHKFSNTARQHQLESTRKELKTAGSVFSNDSIYIDSDISGELKEKLVDAASREGAKMLEHWFIGCQANYVVCEGPSIQKYIGHSNNVVTPLWILKTVKEKSLQRLVHFSSDLARQVAMILENVSVSREETNGGSVCPVASNSKKSLPTCKGIKESLEERQKITDLAKLGVRNRRCHRMQTCQIPIHPITPSSLLDTICWSISEPTSSACVYTDSSWSEDVNEQQTISSFDVRGDATDAELSSENFSRPLKERSETAVCKRSRLLLWLQ, translated from the exons ATGAGGTTTAATTTCGG TGTAAAGTTGAAACCTTTGGCAAATGCTTGGAAGGAGAGTGTTGTTGTTATGGCCGGGGGTAGAGTGCAGGTGATCAGCAGCAGGGGTTGCTCACGGCTCTTTGTAGGTGCTTCTGTTCCTTCTCTTTGCAGTTTGAGCTCCGCCGACATGATGTCGTCGGCTTCTTCGTCGGTGCCCCTCTTGGAATCTACTGGGCCTTTTTCGGGTCTTGTGATATGCGTCACGGGGCTATCGAAAG AAGCAAGAGATCAAGTCAAGACTGCGACAGAGAAATTAGGTGGCCAGTATAGTGCAAGCCTACATCCTAAGTGTACTCATCTTGTTGTACAG AGCTTTGGTGGACGCAAGTTGGAACATGCGCTTAAGCATGGAGCAAGGAACGGTCTTCTAGTCATTACGCTGGCTTGGCTTGTTGATAGTGTGAGGAGAAATG TGAGGCTGAATGAATCTTTATACAGTGTAAAAAATATTGGAGAGAATGGCTTTCCTTTAGGGGAGTTCAATCGTCTTGTTGGCCTTCCCGGCAGTGAGAAGTCCTGTCTTCCAGTAATGGCCTTTGAAGATCATAAATTTTCAAACACAGCTAGGCAACAccaactagaatccactagaAAGGAACTAAAAACTGCCGGTTCAGTTTTCTCCAATGACTCTATTTATATTGATTCAGATATTTCAGGTGAACTGAAGGAAAAG CTTGTTGATGCAGCTTCCAGAGAAGGTGCTAAAATGTTGGAGCACTGGTTTATTGGTTGTCAGGCAAATTATGTTGTGTGTGAAGGTCCTTCAATCCAAAAATATATTGGCCACTCCAACAATGTTGTTACT CCGCTGTGGATCCTAAAAACAGTTAAGGAGAAGTCTTTGCAGCGGCTTGTGCATTTCTCATCGGACCTAGCTAGGCAGGTTGCCATGATTCTTGAAAATGTTTCGGTTTCCAGAGAG GAAACAAACGGTGGAAGTGTGTGTCCTGTTGcatcaaattctaaaaaatcGCTGCCGACATGTAAGGGCATTAAAGAAAGCCTTGAAGAGAGGCAGAAAATAACTGACTTAGCAAAATTGGGTGTCCGAAATCGCCGTTGTCACCGCATGCAA ACATGCCAAATTCCGATCCATCCGATTACTCCATCCAGCCTTTTGGATACAATCTGCTGGTCAATTTCTGAGCCAACCTCATCAGCATGTGTTTATACTGACTCTTCTTGGTCAGAAGATGTTAACGAGCAGCAAACCATCTCTTCTTTTGATGTGAGAGGAGATGCAACGGATGCAGAATTATCATCTGAAAACTTCTCTCGCCCACTTAAAGAAAG ATCTGAAACTGCCGTTTGTAAGCGTTCGCGTTTGCTTTTGTGGTTACAGTGA
- the LOC109704122 gene encoding uncharacterized protein LOC109704122 isoform X1, producing the protein MAGGRVQVISSRGCSRLFVGASVPSLCSLSSADMMSSASSSVPLLESTGPFSGLVICVTGLSKEARDQVKTATEKLGGQYSASLHPKCTHLVVQSFGGRKLEHALKHGARNGLLVITLAWLVDSVRRNVRLNESLYSVKNIGENGFPLGEFNRLVGLPGSEKSCLPVMAFEDHKFSNTARQHQLESTRKELKTAGSVFSNDSIYIDSDISGELKEKLVDAASREGAKMLEHWFIGCQANYVVCEGPSIQKYIGHSNNVVTPLWILKTVKEKSLQRLVHFSSDLARQVAMILENVSVSREETNGGSVCPVASNSKKSLPTCKGIKESLEERQKITDLAKLGVRNRRCHRMQTCQIPIHPITPSSLLDTICWSISEPTSSACVYTDSSWSEDVNEQQTISSFDVRGDATDAELSSENFSRPLKESEKREVIFKNHFLTILFPVDRFSELGPLSRTFFSNGGFTRMQVLDYIYSFYQENMLENEIEVAIHTDSRHADRLRSLYASEESVERGYISFKRIDFMGSRRSFEALKRLSGETNCNVYELLIRA; encoded by the exons ATGGCCGGGGGTAGAGTGCAGGTGATCAGCAGCAGGGGTTGCTCACGGCTCTTTGTAGGTGCTTCTGTTCCTTCTCTTTGCAGTTTGAGCTCCGCCGACATGATGTCGTCGGCTTCTTCGTCGGTGCCCCTCTTGGAATCTACTGGGCCTTTTTCGGGTCTTGTGATATGCGTCACGGGGCTATCGAAAG AAGCAAGAGATCAAGTCAAGACTGCGACAGAGAAATTAGGTGGCCAGTATAGTGCAAGCCTACATCCTAAGTGTACTCATCTTGTTGTACAG AGCTTTGGTGGACGCAAGTTGGAACATGCGCTTAAGCATGGAGCAAGGAACGGTCTTCTAGTCATTACGCTGGCTTGGCTTGTTGATAGTGTGAGGAGAAATG TGAGGCTGAATGAATCTTTATACAGTGTAAAAAATATTGGAGAGAATGGCTTTCCTTTAGGGGAGTTCAATCGTCTTGTTGGCCTTCCCGGCAGTGAGAAGTCCTGTCTTCCAGTAATGGCCTTTGAAGATCATAAATTTTCAAACACAGCTAGGCAACAccaactagaatccactagaAAGGAACTAAAAACTGCCGGTTCAGTTTTCTCCAATGACTCTATTTATATTGATTCAGATATTTCAGGTGAACTGAAGGAAAAG CTTGTTGATGCAGCTTCCAGAGAAGGTGCTAAAATGTTGGAGCACTGGTTTATTGGTTGTCAGGCAAATTATGTTGTGTGTGAAGGTCCTTCAATCCAAAAATATATTGGCCACTCCAACAATGTTGTTACT CCGCTGTGGATCCTAAAAACAGTTAAGGAGAAGTCTTTGCAGCGGCTTGTGCATTTCTCATCGGACCTAGCTAGGCAGGTTGCCATGATTCTTGAAAATGTTTCGGTTTCCAGAGAG GAAACAAACGGTGGAAGTGTGTGTCCTGTTGcatcaaattctaaaaaatcGCTGCCGACATGTAAGGGCATTAAAGAAAGCCTTGAAGAGAGGCAGAAAATAACTGACTTAGCAAAATTGGGTGTCCGAAATCGCCGTTGTCACCGCATGCAA ACATGCCAAATTCCGATCCATCCGATTACTCCATCCAGCCTTTTGGATACAATCTGCTGGTCAATTTCTGAGCCAACCTCATCAGCATGTGTTTATACTGACTCTTCTTGGTCAGAAGATGTTAACGAGCAGCAAACCATCTCTTCTTTTGATGTGAGAGGAGATGCAACGGATGCAGAATTATCATCTGAAAACTTCTCTCGCCCACTTAAAGAAAG TGAGAAGAGGGAAGTGATCTTCAAAAACCACTTCCTTACTATACTCTTTCCAGTCGACCGTTTCAGTGAATTGGGGCCTTTATCGAGGACATTCTTTAGCAATGGTGGTTTTACACGCATGCAAGTACTGGATTATATTTACAGCTTTTATCAG GAGAACATGTTGGAAAATGAAATAGAAGTAGCAATTCACACAGATTCAAGACATGCCGATCGCCTCCGGTCTCTGTATGCTAGCGAAGAATCGGTAGAGCGCGGTTACATCTCGTTCAAGAGAATCGATTTCATGGGGAGCCGAAGGAGCTTCGAGGCGTTGAAGCGGTTGAGTGGCGAGACCAACTGCAATGTTTACGAGCTTTTGATCAGAGCGTAG
- the LOC109704122 gene encoding uncharacterized protein LOC109704122 isoform X4, translated as MRHGAIESFGGRKLEHALKHGARNGLLVITLAWLVDSVRRNVRLNESLYSVKNIGENGFPLGEFNRLVGLPGSEKSCLPVMAFEDHKFSNTARQHQLESTRKELKTAGSVFSNDSIYIDSDISGELKEKLVDAASREGAKMLEHWFIGCQANYVVCEGPSIQKYIGHSNNVVTPLWILKTVKEKSLQRLVHFSSDLARQVAMILENVSVSREETNGGSVCPVASNSKKSLPTCKGIKESLEERQKITDLAKLGVRNRRCHRMQTCQIPIHPITPSSLLDTICWSISEPTSSACVYTDSSWSEDVNEQQTISSFDVRGDATDAELSSENFSRPLKESEKREVIFKNHFLTILFPVDRFSELGPLSRTFFSNGGFTRMQVLDYIYSFYQENMLENEIEVAIHTDSRHADRLRSLYASEESVERGYISFKRIDFMGSRRSFEALKRLSGETNCNVYELLIRA; from the exons ATGCGTCACGGGGCTATCGAAAG CTTTGGTGGACGCAAGTTGGAACATGCGCTTAAGCATGGAGCAAGGAACGGTCTTCTAGTCATTACGCTGGCTTGGCTTGTTGATAGTGTGAGGAGAAATG TGAGGCTGAATGAATCTTTATACAGTGTAAAAAATATTGGAGAGAATGGCTTTCCTTTAGGGGAGTTCAATCGTCTTGTTGGCCTTCCCGGCAGTGAGAAGTCCTGTCTTCCAGTAATGGCCTTTGAAGATCATAAATTTTCAAACACAGCTAGGCAACAccaactagaatccactagaAAGGAACTAAAAACTGCCGGTTCAGTTTTCTCCAATGACTCTATTTATATTGATTCAGATATTTCAGGTGAACTGAAGGAAAAG CTTGTTGATGCAGCTTCCAGAGAAGGTGCTAAAATGTTGGAGCACTGGTTTATTGGTTGTCAGGCAAATTATGTTGTGTGTGAAGGTCCTTCAATCCAAAAATATATTGGCCACTCCAACAATGTTGTTACT CCGCTGTGGATCCTAAAAACAGTTAAGGAGAAGTCTTTGCAGCGGCTTGTGCATTTCTCATCGGACCTAGCTAGGCAGGTTGCCATGATTCTTGAAAATGTTTCGGTTTCCAGAGAG GAAACAAACGGTGGAAGTGTGTGTCCTGTTGcatcaaattctaaaaaatcGCTGCCGACATGTAAGGGCATTAAAGAAAGCCTTGAAGAGAGGCAGAAAATAACTGACTTAGCAAAATTGGGTGTCCGAAATCGCCGTTGTCACCGCATGCAA ACATGCCAAATTCCGATCCATCCGATTACTCCATCCAGCCTTTTGGATACAATCTGCTGGTCAATTTCTGAGCCAACCTCATCAGCATGTGTTTATACTGACTCTTCTTGGTCAGAAGATGTTAACGAGCAGCAAACCATCTCTTCTTTTGATGTGAGAGGAGATGCAACGGATGCAGAATTATCATCTGAAAACTTCTCTCGCCCACTTAAAGAAAG TGAGAAGAGGGAAGTGATCTTCAAAAACCACTTCCTTACTATACTCTTTCCAGTCGACCGTTTCAGTGAATTGGGGCCTTTATCGAGGACATTCTTTAGCAATGGTGGTTTTACACGCATGCAAGTACTGGATTATATTTACAGCTTTTATCAG GAGAACATGTTGGAAAATGAAATAGAAGTAGCAATTCACACAGATTCAAGACATGCCGATCGCCTCCGGTCTCTGTATGCTAGCGAAGAATCGGTAGAGCGCGGTTACATCTCGTTCAAGAGAATCGATTTCATGGGGAGCCGAAGGAGCTTCGAGGCGTTGAAGCGGTTGAGTGGCGAGACCAACTGCAATGTTTACGAGCTTTTGATCAGAGCGTAG